GCAGTAATTAAAGAAGGTCTCCCTAACTCACAacctcacctttttttttttttttttttctgctctTGTTTTCTTTTAGTTTCCGAAACTACCCTTTAATGGTGAATGTAAAGACGAAATTACAATTACGAGGTAGTCAAAGTAGGAAAACATTTGATCTTCACTTTAGATTCGCTTGATTGCTTTATTATGATGAATAGTATTTGTTTTTTTTCATGCCTGACGGccccatggaatacttcatcttccttttgcttttttattgtttttatccGTTAAGGGTGGTTGTTGCAGTCCTTTAACTTTTTTATTCATATGTCATTATCTGTAGTATCTTATGGCTGCTGGCTACAATCTTCTTTGCATGAAGAAAATTCTCAGATAAAGCAAAGAATAGGATTATCGATCCATCTCCTCCGACATTAGACAGGAATCTGCATACGCTAGTTGGGCAAGCAAGTAATTATGTAACTGAAAATTGAAGTAGCTTTCATGTTTAATATTGTTGCATCTTGCTTTATCCTATTCCTTCCTGCATGCATAGAGGAGTTATCTATTTTCAAGTAATTTCATCCTAAATTACCTGTGTATTACCAGCCCATGTTAGAATTACTCCATGTCTAGCCCCTATTTTGTCTCAGTAtctcaaggttttttttttttttaataagaggATCAATAGTGATTCTCCACTAATCTTGATGATTACTTAAATCCACGACCTCTCGATCATTATCTTAAGACTGACATCTTCTATGTCTGCAATccctaattttaatattttcttttaagcCTTACAGCTACGAGAGAAACAATTTCTTGGTTAATAGTTTTATAAATCACTGGAAGAGTTCATGCAGTTGGAGTACTTACAAAAGATCATCCCAATTTTTAACCAAAAGTTACTAACTAAGGTGATTAAGCAAAGGGCAATTACTTGTTTGTCGTAATTAACTAGATAAACACTAGGAGCATTGAGAGTTATACACTGAAGTAACTAGTCATTTTTCTTGCAATTATGGTTACTTAAAAATGAGGCCTTAATTCACGGGTCAAATGTTGAGGTTCAATTAGTTTTGTTTAGCTTTACATTTTATTCATCATACTGTTTTGTGGGATTTGGTAGCTTTAATGTTTTTCGATTGTAATCCGCTTGTATTGAtgtgaccatttcgttactcaTAATCTTACTAAGGCCCTGCTTGATAATCCAGTTCAGCACTTAAActtaataaaatcaaattttaacatattcagattgtttgataataaaaaattgaacatctgaattaattaagtggcactgaattttctagacaaaacttatttccaaaattaagtgataagttattcacttatcattgaatgtgatagacactcaaatgtattatattCAATATTTAACAAtgtaataatttaatagattcaaacttcaaatttcatatttcaaacttcagttttcagagttcagttttatcaaatacaccctaaaataaaatgatttcaTCAGGCAAGTTTATTTAAAGAAGTCCATTCTTTCACAAATTTCATTATATTCGTGAGAGTACAGTAAGgagaacccttttttttttggcttaccCGCATAAGACAAAGATGATGAGAGGGGAGTTAGCACAAGACAACGATATCTCCCCCAAACAAcccctttttttgtttcataTCGCATCCACTCTCTCAGCATTTATCCAGCTATGTAACTTTATTATGTTCCAACTTTCCATGTTCATCAGTTATTGCACATTGTACGCTGCTTGAGCGTCCGTACGTGTTATTCAGAACTTCTTATCCTATCGGCCCTGTGCATGGCATTCAGTAAAGAATCGGTCCATAACACTTTCAAAAATTTAGCTTCATTTAAGATGGCTTGTCCTTTCAATTATGTGCCTCTTCCAAATTGAATGAATCTGTTTGTCCTTGCAAGGATCTTGACAGTTCTAGACTCCCCCTGTAATAATTAAGATCTGTCTAGGATCTTATGTGAAACCAATGTTTTCTACAGTTTGATAATTGTACTCGtcattatttgattccatgcaGACTACATGAGAAAGTTAAAAGAGTGTTTTCTTTGTTTGAACGGTCAAAACAGAAGGATAAATTACTGTATGACTAGATGCATGCACGTTTCCACCATTGAAAGTAGGAAGCTATTGCAGCTTCAATTCGCGCTTGTACAACATGTtttctaaaatgtttcttgaTCTTGTGTTCTTGGGCTAATTAACAAAGGTTTTCCATATAGAACCTCAAAAAATCCTGGTAAGAAAAATGTGTAGAAAACAGGGATCTAAGGTATATCTACATACCTTAATTAAATTGTACAGATATTGATGGAAGCTTTAAATGGAGACATAAATGTGACAAGGTGATGTAGGTTCAAAGTAGCAGCGACAGAGCAGGAAACCTTCACCACCCAAACTGGCCTGAGCTAACTTGACCCTTGCCTGTGGATGTTGTATGATATCCGCTCTCCCTAGCTAGCTTTCTCTAAGCACTTGTTGTTAGGCCATATCCATGATCACCTCCCTCCTTGCCTGTCAAAATCAAAAGAGGGGAAGAGGCCTGGGACCTTATATCGCTTGTGCTTTGTGCTTGTGCTGCCTGTTTCAACATCTTTATCTCTATCACTCTCAGTCGTAGGCACTAGGCAGTCGTAGGCTTGCTCTCTACCTATCCAGCTTGGCCTATGCATCCAACTATCCATGCATTTACTCCACATGCACTCTCAGCCGTGCATGATTGGTTACCTGTTGCAACAACCACCCATTATTTCTCCTCAACTTCCTCTTTTTGGTACCTTTATCTGTTTCTTCTTCTACGGTAGTTAAACACAAAAAGAGCTTTAAAACTTTATTGGGTATAGGTCGAagaatcaaattttttaatttacattCTAATATTTAGACTTTTCTGAAAATATTTCGCCATCCATGCGCACTCGTCTAGACTGATAGTGGTTCACTGGATTTCTCTTAACCTCTTTAGGTCCCCCTCCTCCTAATGTAGAGTATAGAATAGGAATAGTTGTAGCCAAATTGTTGATAGCTAAATTCACTCACGTAATTGTTGATCAGTAATTTCCTGAGGATCGGTGGGGCCCGCTCTCCTCGGAGTTGGGGGATTAGTCGGGTGTAGGCCCGGACACCCCCaactgaccaaaaaaaaaaaaaaatcattcacGTCCACCAAAATAATCACAGTTGTTAGGCTAGTATGAGTGCATCCTACTAGCCGAAAAGAATTAATATGGTAGTGCATCTTTGCCATGAATCTTGCCAGACAATTCACGGACCATGCAAGTCTTGGGCCCTAAACTATGGAACCTTACTCGTACATTTTCAACGGAGTGATATCATATATATTTATGCTATTTTAAACTGACATATTCTGATGGGATGCTCCATTCTAATTCACTCTATAACAGTTCTTTAGTGAATAAAGAGCAAAATTTACCTCATGAATTTTtactattgatttttttttttttaaaaaagactCTTGACTGTTAATTGGAACTTCTAAGAAAGAAACTGGTGCCACAAAGAACATTagaaatcacaagaaactgGTCACATATGCATCGAATAATTCATTGGCGGCTTTCCAAAAGGGAATCATCAAGAAGTACGACGGAGCACTGGCCTCTCATCAGTGAACCTtgaggtcacaagttcgagCCTCCGCTCCGCTGGATTCCTCCGCGCACTTAACGTGTTCGGGCCGGGTTGGGGCGCCGGGCCCgggccgcaggggattagtcgaaaccgtaaggattgacccggacacccctgtgtcgaaaaaaaaaaaaaaaaaagaaatacgaCGGAGCAGATAGTTGCATATGTGTTTGGAAATattgtttgaaataattattgtatcatttttttaatacaatataatatatatatatatataagataaaaaaatggttaaaatatatttaaaaaataagttaaaaaatgtgtttatccgagcgaattaaaaaaatttagctATCCAAAGTTCCAAACACCCCATCGATTCCTGAGCAGCGTTGAGGTGTGATCGCAATTTTGCTATACTTCACACTTCCTACGGCTTTTTCTCATACGTCGGTCTGGAACACTTTTAAGTCTAGGCCTGTAAAACCAAGTAGGCCGCGGTGTAGCCCAATAATATAACCCAAGAGGGTCCACCTCTTTGAACCAAATCTTGCTGTGAACAACAGTgagagtttttattttattttatgattATTAGAGTTattattacttctttttttttccatttttgcaaTGTTTTATCACAAATTACAAACACAGAAATATATAATTTGCCATTTCTTATATGCAATACTACACCAGCTCGAAACCAAAATGGAATGGTACGAGTACTGACGGAGATTTGAtgactttttatctttttttttttttttttgggtctcaaCGATAAGAttcctataacctaatctaACCTAATCTACGGGAAGGGAGAACAGACTCGATATGAGTAGAAACTCTATCAAAGATGGTCAACGAAGACCGTCACATATAGTGACAATTTTTGGTGGGAGGTCAACGAAGGCTGGGTAGTGACCTGATGACTTTTTATCATTCTAAAGAGATTTTTGCtcctctctttttcattttagattatGTGTTTTAATTGTCTACGTTGGACCATTCATTTAACCAAAACATTAGATCTTAGgtcctttccttttgtttttatattatttaaaatccaccaagaatttcttgtttttgttgttaatGATGTTTTTGAGCTTATGAGTTCTAATCATGGTTTTTGTTGGACAATTTAATCTTACCATAAATGGATCATATAAAATGGTTAACATTTTGACTTGTAACTTCTATATTGCCCTTGATTTGATGGAGATTTTTgtggcaacaaaaaaaaaataattgttgTTGTTGCcgtaaaattataaaattagacAGTACAATATTCAAAGAGTAAGAACTAAGTTCAAAATTGAGAGACAAAATTGACATGCGCACAAAAAGTTGAAGGACTAAACTGGCGATTTCTTCATAGTAATATAATACTCAATCCCCGCCGTCAAGTCACCCTCTGCTCCGTGTCGCACCGCATCTCCGCCGAGAAAGCGGGAGCCACGCCACCACCTTCTGCCACAAGTTAACGGAGAAAATGATTCTCGCACACCACAAGCTCTCCGCTTTCCACTGCATTTTTCAATTATCATCGACTTAAACTATCTTCAAAAGCCAAACTTTCCCCTAAGAGTCATAATCAGACCAAACGATGGCGTCTTTGCTCTTCCGGCGACGACTCCGAGCTTCCATTTCTCCTTCTACCCTGCTACGAGGTACTTTAGTTATCTATTCTGTACTGttctcaatttcaatttttggttttttccTGTTTTGCTGGtaagttttttcttctttttttttaaaaaaaaaaaaaaaaaaattcttttgggCTTATAGCATAGATTAACTGGAAAtgattgacaatttatttaagaaAGAATAACTTTATACAATTTACGTTCGTATAATGATCAGAGAATGAAAGAGAGCTGTTATATTAGTTCTTTTCTTGGGACTGTTTTAGGATCTATTGGTTCATAAATGGCTGATAAAACTCTAGAATTGGATAAAAGTTAAAGCTTTTACATGTTAGTAATACCCATGGTTCTGAAGACTCTAACTTTTTAGCTCATTTTTTCttgtctagttttggttttcaATGAATTAGGGAGCAAATGAtgtgttttgtttcttttccattcAGCGATGCACTTGCAAAAATGGCACCATTTTGGGCTATTTTCCTGTCACCTACATTGTACATAAGCAGTGGAAAGCACTTGACCAGTGTCACCGGTAAACACACCaatgaaagagagaaaaagagaagaagtgaAACTGATTTTGTCACGTAAATGGTGTATGTATATGCACTTAATAGCCCATTTGAGCTTTGTACGTGCGCTTGAATGGCGTAAATGCTAGATAAGTAACATTGTGGTGTTGGTGATGTATTTGTAATGTTATATTGTCTTGAATTCTTTCCAAAGGGTAGAATATGTGGTTTATTACCAAGTTTTGAGCTGAACAAATTTTGGACATGATGAAGCTTGTATACACCTTACAATGATCTAGTATTGGGATACAAAAGAAGTGGTTGAAAGGTTGAAATAGAAGGCAAAAAAATTTGGGAAACTTTGTTATCTCCTTAATCATTCCAGGAGTTGATAGAAGAACGAAAGAATTCATCCTCACTTTTAAGTTTTTAAAATTGCAATAATCTTGATTAACCTTTCACTAACTTGAAATCTGGTATTACTAGGTTATGTAATATAAGCCTGAACTAGCAAGACTTGCTATCTTACTTGACTTACATTTAGCAGGCTTATTCTGCTGGGAATATTTTGGAAAATACTTCAAGCTAAGAGTTGATACCGGCTTGGTTGTTTGTGATTGCATCAATGTTCATATTCTTACAGTAAGGTGATCTTTGGATCGATGCTGTAGCATTTGTACTGTGATTGGGAAGATCATTCAATATTTGCTTCTGAGCATTTTATATTCCTGATACACTTATCGTTAGCAGTCTGGTTTATCTTAGCAGATTATATACCTACCCTGAGATATGAGGAAAAGTTGCATTGAAGTGTCATTGTTAAATTTGATTGTCACGATTCATGATATTCTTTCACcctcatatatatttatattttctaTTCAGATAAAGTTGAACTCTACGGGCTTCCTTTCAAATCAAACATCGTGGTGTCGTTTGGTATTTGTAATTGCTTTAGGCAGCTCAGTAGTTCTGGTGATGCAAAGAAATTTGACTTCACAGACCTCACGTAAGCATCATTTGCCATGGTGTCACTGCTATGCTGTTTAATTTTATAGCaaactttcattttttagggACTTTATATGTATTTCTTGAATTGTAATGTACTTTTCCCATATGCTGTTTGAGTTTGCTATTGTCCCCATATTGTTGGGTGCACTTTTTTTACATCATTTCCTCTCTTGAACTTTAGCCGTCCTCATACTTGGTACCCAAATGCTCGAAGGAAAAAGCGGAAGATCTTTTTACATGTTGGTCCAACAAATAGTGGTAAAACACATCAGGCTTTGAAACAATTGGAGACGAGTTCTTCTGGTATTGAAATTCAGCAGTATCTTCATATTTACTGTCTTAAATTAGGAGTTGCCAGCTGAATTAGGAATTTGATGCAAAATATGCTTCAGGTATTTATTGTGGGCCATTGAGACTTTTGGCATGGGAGGTGGCGAAAAGATTGAACAAGGCAAATGTTCCTTGCAATCTGATTACTGGACAAGAAAGGGAGGAGGTAGATGGTGCGAAACATAAAGCTGTTACAGTGGAGATGGCTGATGTTACATACAACTATGATTGTGCTGTTATTGATGAAATTCAGGTCAGCTAACAGCTTGGACTGATATCATTATGGCTAAATTTAGATGGACATTATGATCATTGTGATCATTATGATCAATTTAGATGGACTGATATCATTATGATCATTATGGCTAAACAACACCAAATATTGTTTTTCATTGGAAATTTTACAAGATGGACAACATGGgaagttttttttaatttctttgaccttttaaacaatgacaaatattttgggaCACATATAATTGGTAATCATGAACATCTAACTGACATTACAATGCAGATTTCGATGGCAGGACTCTTTATATCTTTATGCATTTTGAGAAACTCTTTATATGTTTCATTTTGTTATTAGCATCAATCTGAAGAAAAGTATGCTGTAAGAATACTTCATGTTATCGTCTATGTTATCCAAGACAAACATCATGATCATGGTGCCTCCTAAACTCTGACATATATTTTGGTGCAAAACTTTACCCTTTTTTTGGGTATTCAGCTACAAAATTAAGTTTCCCTCTTCTCTTTCTATATTGATATCATAATAGTTGCCAGCTTGTCATTCTCATGAACTCCATCCTTGCTGCAGATGTTAGGGTGCAAGACAAGGGGATTCTCATTTACTCGTGCTTTACTAGGAATTTCTGCAAATGAGCTACACCTTTGTGGAGATCCTGCTGCTGTTCCTTTAATTGAAGAAATACTTAAAGTTACTGATGATGATGTCAAGGTATTACAAGTGCATATCTATTTGATGACTAAGGCATGTCTCTTTCATATGAGTTTGGTATAGCCGCTTGAGGATTGATCTTTTAAATATGAATATCACTTCTTGCTGTTCAAGTAATGTTGATCCCAAAGTTATAAAACAAAGTATATCTGTTTTTCTATATCTTGGAAAATATTATTATGTAATAGGAGAAGTTAGTTTAAAATGGGGTATCGTGTGATTGTGATGGAAAACTATGACATTGAGAATGCAGTACCTTTCCAAGATTGTTGTTATGTATCTTGCAGTCAGGCTCATTTCCTGCATACAtagtttttggcattttaaagaTATGTTTGGTTTTTCTCCATGCTGGAATCTGCTTTGTTCAACATTTTGCTTTCTCAATCTCTTAATAGGGATAAGTGCCGTTGAATATATTTTCATCTGATCCATATATTACATGATTTGTCATCTAAATGCCAGTTCCTATACTTTTGCTtagttcttttctttattttctttcttctttaggTTCAACACTATGACAGGCTTTCACCTCTCATTCCTCTGAAGGTCCCTCTTGGATCTTTCTCCAATATTCGCACAGGTGACTGCATTGTGACGTTTTCAAGGCAGGAGATATACAGATTAAAGGTTGGTAATAAGTTTTTAACATGCTTTGTGCTAGCCCAAAGATTCCCTTTCAATTCCATAACTATATGCCCACAATATGGGATTTATGAGCTTGATTTGAACAACAATAAAATTTGTGTTTCGTATAACCTATTTTTTAAGCTAGCAGAAAGTTGCTTAAGTGCAATGATCTATGCATGTAATGAGCCTCTTACTGGCTTAGTAGCCTAGTGTATGAGTTTTTAGTAAGTACTAATATTACAAGTTGATTTTGGTGGATGTTTTGTGATACACGAAAAAGGTTTTGTTGCTTgtttgcatcttttttttttttttggtgtgatcTGGCAGGTTTAAATGATGCAATAATCATTTTAGAACCACCTTGGTTTGGCTAGTTGTGGGTATTGTACTTTTGTATAGCCATCTATACCTGTTAAGTTGCATGTGGTGGCAAAACTGTATCATCTTGAATTACATCTTTTGCTTCTGCTTATACTATCTCGATCatactttttcttcttcaatgGTAACAGAAACAAATCGAAGCTGGGAAAAAGCATCTTTGTTCTGTAGTTTATGGTTCATTGCCGCCTGAGACTCGAACAAGACAGGTTTAAGTTTCTCTCTTCTGAGTGTCTAACTAGAATAGGATTTCTGATCCTCTTGCTACAAGCCTAACTTGATCACTAGCAATTGCAATTGTTGTCATCTGCacaactttatttatttctttttctgtttaatTATTAGCTGAAAGGGATTTTCTGTCACCTAGTTATTGTCCTATCTGGAGTCCTTTGCAATAGaaatatttactttttttttatttctcctaTACTGGACACAATTTACTATACTTCAAAGTTTGAAGTTTATGGTTTATCAAACGAGCATATCAGTGTAACAATCTATGATATGGACTGCAATATTTTATTTGATAGCATCTTTTCTTGCCAAAATCAATATGCTTCTTTAGATGATGATCATTCTTTTTTCTGCTACTAATAAATTAGCAATCAGCTGAGCTAATATATTTATCAGAATTGCAGGCAACCAGGTTCAACGATGCTGAAAGTGACTTTGATGTTCTTGTAGCTAGTGATGCTATTGGGATGGGTCTTAATCTTAACATCTCTAGAATcatattttcaaagttggaaaaATTTGATGGTATGGAGACACGGGAACTTACTGTTCCAGAGATCAAACAAATTGCAGGTATGTGACACACACTGCCTGATTTATGTTCTATTTTACCATCAATGTCAATCTTAATATATGCGCAGGATTTTAGTAATAGTTTTAGTCTTGCATCTTTCTGAGGGTGGCGTATTAAAACAAACCGAAATTGGAGGAAGATTGTTCATGTGCTGGTTATTGTTCTTTCTGTTCATGTTTTAATAATCAGCAATAATCATTTGCTTTTGCTTTATGATTAAATGGAGAAATAACCATGCACATTATCACCCCTGTGTGTCTGTCATGTGCAAGTCGTGAGGCTAGGGAAATTTGTACTGTTGCTGTCAAATACTTCAGATATATGGATTCATATTTATCTGCAAGCATGCGTGCATACATTCATACATAGCCAATATCCATAGTGCATGAGTACatagagagagggaaagagcagaagaacgagagagagagagagcaataagAACCTAGAGTTCAGAATTTTTTTGTTGTAACCAGTTGATTGCTTCAACAGTAATAAGATTAGGATAGGTCCATGGGGATAGTTATTGCAACTTGTACTTATCTATTGCTTGTTGCTGTTTCTTGCAGGAAGAGCTGGTAGGTATGGATCCAAATTTCCAGTTGGTGAAGTAACTTGTCTAGATGCAGAAGATCTGCCCCTCCTTCATTCATCCCTAAATTCTCCGTCTCCAATTTTGGAGGTGttggaatttttctgaactATGCATCAGTCTTTGTTTATCTTTGGCTATTGTTAAGCACTCTACATTTAAATATGGTATAGATGACTAAGTTAATTGTGCTTTGTGATCCAGAGAGCAGGATTATTTCCAAGCTTTGACCTTTTGTTGATGTATTCTCGTCTTCATCCTAAGCACAGTCTATACCAGATTTTGGTAGGcacctcctctctctctctctcgctctctctgTCTTATGTAGGTTATGAATGTCTTGAAAAGTTTTTTGCTTGTGAATTATTACTTAAAAAAGTGTACTTTTATCTAAATTGTTGATAGTAATGTAAAAAAAGGTTATTCACTTTAGATGATTGATCACCTTATTTCCTTCTGCctcatttttttggttttctctttccttgcaGGAACATTTTGCAGAGAATGCCAAGTTATCTGCAAACTACTTCATCGCAAATTGTGAAGAAATGTTGGTAAGTAATTTCTCTCtcgttttctttctctttccttttgtaGTTGTTCAAGGtccattttgacttttttgttgtgttttggattGGTTTTCttcaaactttgatttgctGAAAATATCTTTCTTGAAAC
This Coffea arabica cultivar ET-39 chromosome 3e, Coffea Arabica ET-39 HiFi, whole genome shotgun sequence DNA region includes the following protein-coding sequences:
- the LOC113738272 gene encoding DExH-box ATP-dependent RNA helicase DExH16, mitochondrial isoform X1: MASLLFRRRLRASISPSTLLRDKVELYGLPFKSNIVVSFGICNCFRQLSSSGDAKKFDFTDLTRPHTWYPNARRKKRKIFLHVGPTNSGKTHQALKQLETSSSGIYCGPLRLLAWEVAKRLNKANVPCNLITGQEREEVDGAKHKAVTVEMADVTYNYDCAVIDEIQMLGCKTRGFSFTRALLGISANELHLCGDPAAVPLIEEILKVTDDDVKVQHYDRLSPLIPLKVPLGSFSNIRTGDCIVTFSRQEIYRLKKQIEAGKKHLCSVVYGSLPPETRTRQATRFNDAESDFDVLVASDAIGMGLNLNISRIIFSKLEKFDGMETRELTVPEIKQIAGRAGRYGSKFPVGEVTCLDAEDLPLLHSSLNSPSPILERAGLFPSFDLLLMYSRLHPKHSLYQILEHFAENAKLSANYFIANCEEMLKVAAVIDELPLELDDKYLFCMSPVDVDDYISSQGLTQFAHNYSQHGIVRLKEIFTPGTLKVPKTHTALKELESIHKVLDLYVWLSFRLEDSFPDRELASSQKSICSLLIEEFLERLGWQKPKSRKLSRYSAFNSLLSAEMRQHL
- the LOC113738272 gene encoding DExH-box ATP-dependent RNA helicase DExH16, mitochondrial isoform X2 — protein: MKERKREEVKLILSRKWYKVELYGLPFKSNIVVSFGICNCFRQLSSSGDAKKFDFTDLTRPHTWYPNARRKKRKIFLHVGPTNSGKTHQALKQLETSSSGIYCGPLRLLAWEVAKRLNKANVPCNLITGQEREEVDGAKHKAVTVEMADVTYNYDCAVIDEIQMLGCKTRGFSFTRALLGISANELHLCGDPAAVPLIEEILKVTDDDVKVQHYDRLSPLIPLKVPLGSFSNIRTGDCIVTFSRQEIYRLKKQIEAGKKHLCSVVYGSLPPETRTRQATRFNDAESDFDVLVASDAIGMGLNLNISRIIFSKLEKFDGMETRELTVPEIKQIAGRAGRYGSKFPVGEVTCLDAEDLPLLHSSLNSPSPILERAGLFPSFDLLLMYSRLHPKHSLYQILEHFAENAKLSANYFIANCEEMLKVAAVIDELPLELDDKYLFCMSPVDVDDYISSQGLTQFAHNYSQHGIVRLKEIFTPGTLKVPKTHTALKELESIHKVLDLYVWLSFRLEDSFPDRELASSQKSICSLLIEEFLERLGWQKPKSRKLSRYSAFNSLLSAEMRQHL